CCTCGCCGCGCTACGGCGAGCGCTGGGGGCGCTATTGGCTCGACGTTGCCCGCTACGCCGACACCAAGGGCTACGTGTTCACGGAAGAGCGGAAGTATCCGTATGCCTATGTCTATCGCGATTGGGTGATTCAGGCGTTCAACGACGACTTGCCGTACGACAAGTTTCTCATCGATCAGATCGCGGCCGACCGCTTGCCGGCCAATGACAACGGCTCGCTGGCGGCGATGGGCTTCTTGACGGTCGGGCGGCGGTTTCTGAACAGCCGGCCAGACATTATCGACGATCGGCTCGACGTGATCAGCCGGGGCACGATGGGGCTCACCGTCACGTGCGCCCGCTGCCATAACCACAAATTCGATCCAATCCCGACCGAGGACTACTATTCGCTGTACGGCGTGCTGGCCAGTTCCGTGGAGAAGACGGTTCCGCTTGCGCCGCAATCGCCCGAGCAGGCGATGGTGCTGGAAGACTCGCCGACGCCGGACAATCCACATGTTTTCATTCGCGGTAATTCGGGGAACCCCGGCCCCGCGGTACCGCGGCAGTTTCTGGCAGTGCTGTCGGGGTCGGAGCGGAAGCCGTTCGAGCAAGGGAGCGGGCGATTGGAACTGGCCGAGCGGATCGCGTCGGCCGACAACCCGCTCACGGCCCGCGTGCTCGTGAATCGGATCTGGCTGCATCATTTCGGCGAGGGACTGGTGCGCACGCCGAGCGATTTCGGCCTGCGCAGCGATCCGCCGACGCACCCCGAGCTGCTCGATTATCTGGCGGCGCGCTTTGTGCAGGAGGGCTGGTCGATCAAGAAACTGCATCGGCTTATCATGCTCTCGAGCGCGTATCAACAATCGAGCAACGGTTCGGCGGAGGGGCAGACGAGCGATCCCGAGAACCGGCTGCTCTGGAAGATGAACCGCCGGCGGCTGGACTTCGAGGCGACGCGAGATTCGCTTCTGGCGGCTGGCGGCGATATGGATTTCAAGATCGGCGGGCCATCAATCGATCTCTTGGCACAGCCGTTCTCCCGGCGGCGGAGCGTTTACGGATTCATTGATCGGCAGAACTTGCCGGGGCTGTTTCGCACCTTCGACCTGGCCACACCGGATACGACCAGCCCGCAGCGCCACACCACGACCGTGCCGCAGCAGGCGCTATATCTGATGAACAGCCCGTTTGTCGTCGAGCAGGCGCAGCGGTTGGCGAAGCGGCCGGAGATCGCGACGGTTGCCGCTCCGGCGGAGCGCGTGCAGCGGCTTTATGCGACTCTTTTCGGTCGCCCGGCGACTGCGGAAGAAGTGTCGCTCGCGGCGCAGTTCCTCGCGTCGAAGGACGCGGCCCCCGAAGGGCCGAACAAACTGAATCCGTGGGAGCGCTATGTGCAAGCGTTGTTGATGACTAATGAATTTGTGTACATTGATTGATCGTGGATCCGAAGCCGCAGCCAAATCATCGAGAATACATCAAGGCGCTGCGGGCGATGACGCCCGAGCAGCGGCTTCAGCAGGCATTCGATCTAACGGAGATGGTGGGTAGTTTGTTCCGGCAGGGTCTACGCGAGCGCTTTCCCGATTTGCCGGAGGATAAGTTTCACGAGCTTTATTTGGAGCGGTTGGAAAAGTGTCACAACCGGAACTATTGACGACTGGATCCAGCGTATCTCAACGAATGGACAGACCATTTGCAGGTTCGCCCGTTGTGGGAGCGATTGCAGAACGAAGCGATGCCGCTGGAGTGAGGATCCAAAGCATGCCGACGAATGAACTTGTCAATCGCGTCTCGCGCCGCGAGATGCTTTGCCGCTGCGGCATGGGATTCGGAGCGGTGGCGTTGGCCGATCTGATGGGCCAAGCCGGGCTGCTCGCCAACCAGGCGATGGCCGCGGAGGGAGTCAATCCGCTGTTGCCGAAACTGCCGCCGCTGCCGGCCACGGCGAAGCGGGTGATTCACCTGTTCTTTAACGGCGGTTCGTCGCACGTCGACACGTTTGACCCCAAGCCGGCATTAGCGAAATATGCCGGCAAGGAATTGCCCACGCCGAATCTGCCGACCGAGCGGAAGACCGGGGCCGCGTTTCCTTCGCCGTTCAAGTTCCAGAAATACGGCCGGAGCGGGATCGAGGTGAGCGAGATCTTTCCGCACGTCGCAAGCTGCGTCGATGACATCTGCTTCGTGCGCTCGATGCACGCCGACGTGCCGAATCACGAGCCGTCGCTGTTGCTGATGAATTGCGGCGAGGCCCGGCTGATCCGCCCCAGCGTCGGTTCGTGGCTGACCTACGGCTTGGGGACGGAGAACCAGAACCTGCCCGCCTTCATCGCGATGTGCCCCGGCGGCTACCCGATTCAGGAATCGCAGAATTGGCAGGCCGGCTTTCTGCCCGGCATCTATCAGGGAACTTACATCAACAGCCAGAACGAAGACATCGAGAAGCTCGTCGAGCATGTGCGGAACAACTATTCGTCCCCCGGCCAGCAGCGGCGGCAGATCGACCTCGTCCAATCGCTCAATCGGCTACACGAGCAGCAGCGCGGCGAGGATCCGCAGCTTGAGGCCCGCGTGCAATCGTTCGAGTTGGCCTATCGAATGCAATCCGAGGTGGCCGACGCCTTCGACACCAGCCGCGAGCCGCAGCACATCCGCGAGATGTATGGTCCCGGCGTGCAGGCCCGGCAGATTCTCGTCGCCCGGCGGCTCGTCGAGCGGGGCGTGCGGTTCGTTCAGGTTTGGCACGGCGAGGGTCAGCCGTGGGACAGCCACGATGATCTCGACGCGAACCATCGGCGGCTGGCCAAGGAGTGCGATCAGGCGATCGGAGCCTTGCTCAAGGATCTCAAACAGCGCGGCCTCTTGGACGAGACGCTCGTGATCTGCGGCGGCGAATTCGGCCGGACGCCGACCGTCGAGCTGCCCAAGCAGGGCTCGAACCAAGGAAAGGTTAACGGCCGCGATCATAATCACTACGGTTTCACCGTTTGGATGGCCGGCGGCGGCGTGAAGGGGGGCTATGTTCACGGGGCGACCGACGAATTCGGCTTCAAAGCGATCGAGAAGCCGGTACACGTTCACGACCTGCACGCCACGATGCTGCGGCTCTTGGGATTCGACCACGAAAAGTTCACCTATCGCTACGCCGGCCGCGATTTTAGGCTGACTGACGTGCATGGGCATGTCGTGCAGGAATTAATTGCGTGAAAGACATGGGGCGACGGCCGGCGGAGAGGACATTAGGTCGGACAATTGGAAAAGGCTATCGTCTCCGAAAGCGGCCGCTAGAAGGCCGAAATCGAACGGCGTCTCGGGGGACTTCATGTACGTATCTTTCGGTGGACTGAGGAATGCGTTGACGGCTACGGAACGGTCGCAGAATTCTGGGAGTTAGTGTCACGTGGCACGACGATAACGGACACCGTCGAAAGGGCTGAGGAGTTGGCTCGCGACGCGCTCCGTGCCAGGGAATCTTCGCCCCAGCAACACATGAACGACCCACTCGTCGAACGTTACGCACACGGCGCTGATGCGCTCGGAAATGCGATCGCCGGTCTCACACGCGAGGAATTGAACGCTCTTCCCGTGCCGGGCACTTGGAGCATTCAGCAGATCGTGCTGCACTTAATGGATAGCGATCTGATCTCATCGGACCGGATGAAGCGCGTGATCGCCGAGGAGAATCCGACGTTGATCGGGTTCGACGAATCAGCTTTCGCCCGCGGGCTGTTTTATGAGGCGCTCGACGCCGGTCTGGCGGCCGATCTGTTTGCCAAGAATCGGCGGCTGACTGCCGAGATTCTTCGTCGCGTGCCCGACGAGGCGTTCGACCGCTTTGGCACGCACAGCGAGCGCGGCCGTGTGACGCTAACGCAGCTCGTGCAGGGGATGGTCGATCATCTCGAGCGTCATCTTCGGTTCCTGCGCGAAAAGCGCCGGCTGCTCGGCAAGCCGCTGTGAGGGTGAGAGCGCCTGACAAATCGGGCTGGGAGAAGGGGACAGTCCCCGCCCGATTTGCTTGGCGCGCTAAATCATTTCTTCACGCGAAACGCGGCGTCGGCGAAATCGAGGAACACGTCCCAATAGGCGCGGTCGGTCATGTGTTTCGCATCGCGGATGTAATAGCCTAGCCGATTGCCGATTCGCTTGCCGTCTTCGGCCGCCGCATCAGCAGGAATCCCCTCAACTCCGAATAGCCGGTACACCGGGTCGGCCGCCTTGAGCACCTCCAATTGGCCGGACGGATTGGCCCATTGGTCCTGCTCGCCGCAGGTGAAGAGCACCGGCCGCGGGGCACAGAGCGCCACGAGGCAGTTCTGGTCGAACGGCAGCTTCTCCTCCTGCCCGCCGAATTCCTTGAATGGGGCGTCGAACCAATGGGGGAAGCTCTGGTTGATTCTCGTCACCGATTCGGCCTTGGGATTCTTCGACCGGCTCGGTCCCGAACCGCCGCAGCCGGCTTGATGCGGAATGACCACGGCGATCCGCTCGTCGAACGCGCCGGCCAGAATCGCCGCTTTGCCATTGCGCGAATGACCGAAGATGACGATCCGCTTGCGATCCACGTCGTGGTCGGTCACCAGATAATCGACCGCGCGCTCTAATCCCCAAGCCCAAGCGGCGATCGCGCCCCAATCGGTC
This genomic window from Pirellulales bacterium contains:
- a CDS encoding DUF1549 and DUF1553 domain-containing protein, encoding SPRYGERWGRYWLDVARYADTKGYVFTEERKYPYAYVYRDWVIQAFNDDLPYDKFLIDQIAADRLPANDNGSLAAMGFLTVGRRFLNSRPDIIDDRLDVISRGTMGLTVTCARCHNHKFDPIPTEDYYSLYGVLASSVEKTVPLAPQSPEQAMVLEDSPTPDNPHVFIRGNSGNPGPAVPRQFLAVLSGSERKPFEQGSGRLELAERIASADNPLTARVLVNRIWLHHFGEGLVRTPSDFGLRSDPPTHPELLDYLAARFVQEGWSIKKLHRLIMLSSAYQQSSNGSAEGQTSDPENRLLWKMNRRRLDFEATRDSLLAAGGDMDFKIGGPSIDLLAQPFSRRRSVYGFIDRQNLPGLFRTFDLATPDTTSPQRHTTTVPQQALYLMNSPFVVEQAQRLAKRPEIATVAAPAERVQRLYATLFGRPATAEEVSLAAQFLASKDAAPEGPNKLNPWERYVQALLMTNEFVYID
- a CDS encoding DinB family protein, encoding MNDPLVERYAHGADALGNAIAGLTREELNALPVPGTWSIQQIVLHLMDSDLISSDRMKRVIAEENPTLIGFDESAFARGLFYEALDAGLAADLFAKNRRLTAEILRRVPDEAFDRFGTHSERGRVTLTQLVQGMVDHLERHLRFLREKRRLLGKPL
- a CDS encoding DUF1501 domain-containing protein; translation: MPTNELVNRVSRREMLCRCGMGFGAVALADLMGQAGLLANQAMAAEGVNPLLPKLPPLPATAKRVIHLFFNGGSSHVDTFDPKPALAKYAGKELPTPNLPTERKTGAAFPSPFKFQKYGRSGIEVSEIFPHVASCVDDICFVRSMHADVPNHEPSLLLMNCGEARLIRPSVGSWLTYGLGTENQNLPAFIAMCPGGYPIQESQNWQAGFLPGIYQGTYINSQNEDIEKLVEHVRNNYSSPGQQRRQIDLVQSLNRLHEQQRGEDPQLEARVQSFELAYRMQSEVADAFDTSREPQHIREMYGPGVQARQILVARRLVERGVRFVQVWHGEGQPWDSHDDLDANHRRLAKECDQAIGALLKDLKQRGLLDETLVICGGEFGRTPTVELPKQGSNQGKVNGRDHNHYGFTVWMAGGGVKGGYVHGATDEFGFKAIEKPVHVHDLHATMLRLLGFDHEKFTYRYAGRDFRLTDVHGHVVQELIA